TCCGCAGTTATTGAAAGAGTTTAACAACCGATGGTTCCTCATCTGCATCCATAAAGGCAAAATATATAACCTTGCTTTGGACAGAATGGAAAAAATAACCCCGGAAGAAGATCTGCCTTATATTGATAAAGATCTGGACGGTGATGAATATTTTAAAGATATTGTAGGAGTGACGGTTTCTGAAGGTATGGCTCCTAAAAACGTCATTTTCTTCGTCGACTCTTCCAATTCTCCTTATATAAAGACCAAGCCTCTGCACAAGAGTCAGGAAATCATCAGCGAAACAGAAGAGGGCACATTATTTAAAATTTGTGTTCAGATTAACTTTGAGCTGGAAAGACTGCTGCTGGGTTTCGGAGAATCTCTGATTGTTCATAAACCCCGGAAGCTGAGGTTGAGAATGGAGGAAAAGTTTAAAGCCGGATATGGAAATTATAAAAATCTGGATATTCCGGATTAAAACGGATAAGCTTTGAATCTGCAATTATTTTCTCAGCGGATTGACCTTACTATTAAACCTTATAGTTCCTTTTAAGGATTTGTAAGGTTTATTTTTTGGGATTTTCGCAAGGTTTTTAAACTATCATGATGTTTTTAAGGCGCAAGAAAATCAAAGATTTTCGGTGTGCTCATCTCCATAAAAAGTCTGTGTCAAAAGAATCTGCAAAATTTGCGAGAGAAAAAAGCTGTAGAATATATTCAATAGAGGTGGACTTTAGTCCGCCTAAATAATAAAAACCCAATCCTTTGGCTTTAGCCTAAATTTCTACAGCAAATACGCCATCTGCACAATAAGCGAGCGAATAAAATATGGATTAAGATCTGTGTCATCTGGGGTAATCTGTGAGAAACCATTAAGCCCAATAAAAGCCCTGCCCTACAAAGCCGATCTCAGGGAAAATAAAAAATGGCTTAGAAATTGTATTTACTTACCTATAAAATAACACTATGAAATCAAGAATATTTAAAGCCCTGATTGCTATTATAGCTCCGATTGCTATAGAATATATTGTAAAGAAAATATCAGAGAGATTTGATAAAAAAGAAGGGGAAAAACCAAAGGAACCCAAACAGATTACTGCTTAAACAAAGGTAGTTAAAATTTAAAATTGTTGAAAAGAGGTTGTCATATATTGAACAGCCTCTTTTTTTCTGCTGACGGTATAAATTATAAGTAATGAAATAATGAGCAATAAGTAATACCCTTTATTTTTATTAATTACAGGCTTAAATTCTTACAAATTTTCCTGACTGTTTTACTCCTACAAATTCAGTCCTTTTACAGAAAAGTATCCGTCTTTCACCTCAATAACGGTTCTCTTTCCGTAGCCGATCTGCAATTTAAACATATTATCTAACGGGAACAGAAGAATTACCTGCAGGATGAGCCGTATTACGCCTGCATGGGTTATCAAAAGGATCTTATCTCTATCTTCAACAGCGGCAAGTTCATTCCAGAAATTGATAACACGGGACTGCATTTCCAGAAGATTTTCACCTTGTGAAGCTTTTACGTGAATAAAATCTTCATACCAGGGATTGATCTCTTCTTCCGGAATTTCTGTCCACGGTTTCATTTCCCAGGTTCCGAAATTCATTTCGCGCAGTCTTTCATCTGTGGTATAATTCATCTGAAGATACTCTGCTAAAAGGGTACACCGCTGGGAAGGACTTGAAATCACCCTGTCAAAGTTTCGCTCCAGCTTCAGATTCTTAAAATCTTCAATATAGTTTTCCTTTAAAGGCATTTCTGCAAATCCATAACATAAGTTCGACGGATTTTCTACTGCGGTATGGCGGATCAGATGAATTTCCATACAATCATTGTTCCAAGGTAAAACAAAACTTCGCTCACTTGCTGTACAGATCCAAGGCAGTCTCCTGTATAACCGCCGATGTGTTTCTTAAAATACCAGCCCATACAGATTTTTCCAATATATGCCAATACGAATGCCACAATCAGACGGGGATCCGGAATCAGGGCAAAAGCCACTAATACACTGAAAAAGCTCACCAATAAAGATATTCCATTCAAAGGCCTGTTGGCCAACGGTTTTGATTTGCTGACATCAATATCCGTCACATATTGGTGGGTATAGATCATCGTTCCTGAAATAAAGCGGCTGGCCGTATGAGCAAGAACAATAATGCTGAATGTCGGGATCAGATCCATGTTTCCCAATGCTTTGATACTAAAAAACTTCAGAGAAAATAACAGTATAATTCCTACTGCCCCATAAGCTCCTACCCTGCTGTCTTTCATAATGGTGAGGATCTTTTCTTTTCCGTAGCCGCCTCCGAAACTGTCACAGACATCCGTAAAACCGTCTTCATGGAAAGCTCCGGTAAGCAGAACACTGGAAATCATCATCAGGACAATGGCAATATCCAGGTTAAAAATATGATAGGAAAGATAGAGGACAACAGCATTGATAAGCCCGACCAGCAGCCCTACCCAGGCAAAATATTTCTGCGACTGGTTCATAATTTCCCCGGAATACGGAATCTTGAACGGAACCGGAATTCTCGTAAAGAACATCAGGGCCGTTGCAAAATAGATCAGTTCGTTTTTTACCGCTTTCATTTATTCTTTATTTGAAACATGAGCATCTTCAAAACTTGACATTTCATTCAGAAAATTCACAGCACTTTGTATCAATGGATAAGCCAGTGCACAGCCTGTTCCTTCTCCCAGGCGCAGGTTAAGATTTAACAGTGCCTTCTGCTCCAAAAGTTCAAGAAGCTTCTGATGGGCATTTTCATCGCCGACATGACAGAAGATACAGTTTTTCAGGATCTCAGGATTCTTTTTCGAGACTGCTGCTACAGCCATACTGGCGATAAAGCCGTCCACCATGATAAGCATATTCTGTTGAAAGGCTTCTTCCACAGCTCCCATCATCTGTACAATTTCAAGTCCGCCAAAAGTCTGTGCCACCTCATCAGCCGTTTGAATATGAGCATATTGCTGTAAAACTTCGGATAAAATATTGATTTTACGTTGAAGCTGTTCATCATCAAGCCCGGTTCCTCTTCCTATACAATCCGCTGCGGGAAGATCAAAAAGCCTGCTCATCATCAATGAAGATGCAGAAGTATTCCCTATTCCCATTTCTCCGAAACCAATGATATTACAGCCCGTTTCAGCAATTTCCAATACCACGGCTCTTCCGTTTTCCAGAGCCTGGAGATATTCTTCTTTTGTCATAGCTGGCTCTTCAAGCATATTACGGCTGGATTTTCTTACCTTTTTATCGATCAGTTCAAGCCCTTCCGGAAAATCGAAATTCACTCCGGCATCCACAATCTTGATCTCTATTCCCTGGTGTCGGCAAAATACATTGATAGCAGCCCCGCCGCTCAGAAAATTCATCACCATCTGATACGTTACTTCCTGCGGATAGGCACTCACTCCTGCCGAAGCAATGCCGTGATCCGCAGCAAAAACAACCATGTGCGGATGTAAAAGCTGAGGTGAAATAGTTTTCTGAACCATTCCTATTTTATGAGCAAGAGATTCCAGATGTCCCAATGCTCCTAATGGTTTTGTTTTGAAGTCTATTTTATGCTGAAGTTCGGTGGCTAACATAAGTATAAAGTTGGATTTATTCGTGAAAGTGCAATATTAGTGAAATTGGGGAGGTTTTGGGGTAAATATGATGAGCTTTTGTTTTGAAAAAAAAGAAAAAAGAGAAAAGATAATAGACGAAGAGATGATAGATGGATAGATAATAGACATTAAGATTTAAATGATAAGATTTTATAGACCGGCTGCCTGCACCTATTACCTATTACCTATTACCTATTACCTATTATCTATCATTTTCCGCCTGCGCAAAAAGACTACGCACTCTCCTCTTTACTTTGCCATAAAATTAAAAATAATGACACCTAAAATACTAGAAAAAATAAAAGAAATAGAGAAAGAACGCAGTGTGGAAGTACTTCTGGCTGTAGAATCAGGAAGCAGGGCCTGGGGTTTTGCCTCTCCGGACAGCGATTATGACATCCGCTTTATCTACCGTCATGAAAAAGATTGGTACCTTTCACCATGGGATAAAGATGAAACTATAGAATTTATGACCGAAGATGATCTGGATGGTTCCGGCTGGGACCTCAGAAAGACATTTCATCTGCTGTTGAAGTCGAATGCGGCTTTACTGAGCTGGTTTTATTCTCCGATCGTGTATAAAGAGAACAGAAAGTTTGTAGAATTATTCAGACCTTTGGCCGATGCCTGTTTTTCTCCGATAGCGGTTTCCTATCATTACCTGAGCATGAGCAAAAAGTATCTGGAAGCGTGCAGAAGTGATGAAGTAAAACTGAAAAGCTATTTTTACTGTCTGAGAACTGCGCTTACAGGAAAATGGATCATAGAAAGAGGAACGGTTCCTCCGGTTCTGTTCAGTAATCTGCTGGTTCTCACTGACGATCACACCCGAAGAAAAATAGAAAATCTTGTTTCTTTAAAAGCGACAAAAGGAGAATCCTATTACCATCCGAACGATTGGGAACTCTTCGGATTTCTGGAAAAAACAATTCTTGAAAATGAGGAAAGATCCAAAAACCTGGCTGGAGGAAAAGCAGATAAGAGTGAAATGGAAAGGGTTTTCAGAGAAATACTAAAAATAAGGTAACATGAAACTATTTCAATGGTTCAGAAAAGAAAAAGCAATGAAAAATAACAATACAGGATCTGGAATTCAGACAGGAAAAAATAACGACAATGTACCACCACATCCTTTTATTGAAAGATGTAAATACCTCAGAGAGGAATATGGATTGATTGTTCCTGATGTTTATATTTCATTTTTTACCCGGCATAAGGTATCAGAAAACAATTTCAGGTACAAATGTCTTTGGGATAATGAGATTTATGAAAGGGTATTTTATACCAAAGAATTTATTTTGTATGCTGTAAAAAGATATACGGAAATTCATGGCGAGCAAGCTGATTATGCCCATCTACAGGAAATTCTGGATGAAGCCCATTATGAATTTATCCTTAAAGAGAACAGGTTTGCAGCAGATCATATGGATATTTCTTTCATCGATCAATGCTATGAAGAACTGGAAAGAAACCAGGACTACCTTATGATAGGAATCGAAACCTATGCTGATTGCGGCGGTGCTGAATATATGATTATGACCAGTGATAAAAAAGGATATAGAGGAGGAAGCTATCATGGTATGTCTGAGGATCTGGATATTAATGGCATTACAATTACCTATGAAGTCCTGAATTATTATGGAACAGTTGGTGAAACCATTATAAAGGAACACTCATCTGCCAGGAATAACCAATCCTATTAAATAAAAAACAATGAAATTATTTCAATGGTTTAAAAATATGAGCGAGGAAACTCAAAATGTCCGGAGAAAAAAAGAATCCGAACCACCTCATCCTTTTATTGAACAATGCAGAGTTTTAAAAGAGGAATTCGGATTGGTAGTTCCTCCATCTGCTATTGACTCTCTGGTACGTTTCAATCTTCCAAAAGATCATTATTATTACAGTCCGTTCTGGCATTTTGATAACGATCACCTTGAAATATTTTTCACTGAGAAATTTATTGAACATGTTATAAATCGGTATCAGGAAGTACATGGCAGAGAAGTAGATTTAGCCCAACTTCAGGATTTACTGGATGAGATGAGGTATGAATTTAACCTGAAAGAAGACTGTTTTGATAACACTATTCAAGATTCGGGTTTCATCAATCAATGTTACAGAGAATTCAAAGATTCTGGTGAAGAACTGATTATTACGCTTGATTTCGATTTCCAAAATCTTGTTCTTACCACTGAACTGACAGGACAGGTCGGGCAGGATTATCCGGGTTTAAATACCTTATACAGAACGACTGCCGGAATCAGATATGAAGAGCTTCAGGATTACCAGTCGCTTGAAGAAGTTATCCGAAAAGTCCGGAATCAGGAAGGAACCTCCTAATTTGATTAAAAATAATGAAAGAATTATCACACAGAGCCTTAAATTTTCTGAAGAAGACCGAAAGGAAAAATGAACTCTGTATTGACAGAAAGCTGATTGAAAAGCATTTATCAGTATACCCTGTTAAAAATCCTTCGGAAATCCTCAGGTTTAATGAAAACTTTTCAGGGGTTACCATTGAAGGAGTTACCATGAGTATCTTTACTTCCAAACAAATCAAAGAACA
This region of Chryseobacterium vaccae genomic DNA includes:
- the cobC gene encoding alpha-ribazole phosphatase is translated as MEIHLIRHTAVENPSNLCYGFAEMPLKENYIEDFKNLKLERNFDRVISSPSQRCTLLAEYLQMNYTTDERLREMNFGTWEMKPWTEIPEEEINPWYEDFIHVKASQGENLLEMQSRVINFWNELAAVEDRDKILLITHAGVIRLILQVILLFPLDNMFKLQIGYGKRTVIEVKDGYFSVKGLNL
- a CDS encoding adenosylcobinamide-GDP ribazoletransferase; its protein translation is MKAVKNELIYFATALMFFTRIPVPFKIPYSGEIMNQSQKYFAWVGLLVGLINAVVLYLSYHIFNLDIAIVLMMISSVLLTGAFHEDGFTDVCDSFGGGYGKEKILTIMKDSRVGAYGAVGIILLFSLKFFSIKALGNMDLIPTFSIIVLAHTASRFISGTMIYTHQYVTDIDVSKSKPLANRPLNGISLLVSFFSVLVAFALIPDPRLIVAFVLAYIGKICMGWYFKKHIGGYTGDCLGSVQQVSEVLFYLGTMIVWKFI
- the cobT gene encoding nicotinate-nucleotide--dimethylbenzimidazole phosphoribosyltransferase, with protein sequence MLATELQHKIDFKTKPLGALGHLESLAHKIGMVQKTISPQLLHPHMVVFAADHGIASAGVSAYPQEVTYQMVMNFLSGGAAINVFCRHQGIEIKIVDAGVNFDFPEGLELIDKKVRKSSRNMLEEPAMTKEEYLQALENGRAVVLEIAETGCNIIGFGEMGIGNTSASSLMMSRLFDLPAADCIGRGTGLDDEQLQRKINILSEVLQQYAHIQTADEVAQTFGGLEIVQMMGAVEEAFQQNMLIMVDGFIASMAVAAVSKKNPEILKNCIFCHVGDENAHQKLLELLEQKALLNLNLRLGEGTGCALAYPLIQSAVNFLNEMSSFEDAHVSNKE
- a CDS encoding nucleotidyltransferase domain-containing protein; amino-acid sequence: MTPKILEKIKEIEKERSVEVLLAVESGSRAWGFASPDSDYDIRFIYRHEKDWYLSPWDKDETIEFMTEDDLDGSGWDLRKTFHLLLKSNAALLSWFYSPIVYKENRKFVELFRPLADACFSPIAVSYHYLSMSKKYLEACRSDEVKLKSYFYCLRTALTGKWIIERGTVPPVLFSNLLVLTDDHTRRKIENLVSLKATKGESYYHPNDWELFGFLEKTILENEERSKNLAGGKADKSEMERVFREILKIR